The sequence TGGGGTGGAGGGAAAGTGATAGACAACAACCCTAGATTCTTCTTTTTCAGGTTACGGCCACATCTACCCCGTCACCAGGCTCGGCAAGTACGCGTGCATGCTCTATGCTCTCTTTGGTATCCCCCTGATGTTCCTGGTCCTCACTGACACGGGTGACATCCTGGCAACCATCTTATCCACATCTTATAATCGATTCCGAAAACTCTCTTTCTTCACCCATCATCTCTCCAAGTGGTACTCCCAACTGCTGTGTAGGAGGAAGCCCGATGCCAGGCCTGAAGACGAAGCCATCCCTCAGATCACCATCACTTTTGAAGAGCTCCCGGGCCCCACACCCAGCAAGTGTCCTTCAGCCTCAAGCCGCAACACAGAGCTGTTTGAGAGATTTCTTGCACAAGAGAAACAGAATGCACTGCAACTGTCCCCGCAGGCCATGGAGAGGAGTAACTCGTGTCCCGAACTGGTGTCGGGGAGACTCTCCTACTCCATCATCAGCAACCTGGATGAGGTTGGACAGCAGGTGGAGAGGTTGGACGTCCCTCTCCCCATCATTGCCCTTGTTGTTTTCGCCTACATTTCCTGTGCAGCTGCCATCCTCCCCTTCTGGGAGACACATCTAGACTTTGAGAGTGCCTTCTATTTCTGCTTTGTCACGCTGACCACCATTGGGTTTGGGGATACTGTTTTAGAACACCCtaacttcttcctcttcttctccatTTATATCATCGTTGGAATGGAGATTGTGTTCATTGCTTTTAAGTTGGTACAAAACAGGCTGATTCACATCTACAAAAACCTCATGCTATTCTTTGCAAATGGGAAATTTTTACCACCTTGTTAAAAAGTGAAGGCTCCATCATCTCTCAAGTAAAAGACACTGgctgaactgtttttttttttttgccttatcttTTAGGGGGGTGTGGTTAGACAAGTGGCACTGTAGCCTGTCATCAAGACCTTGAGGCTTGGAGACAAATCCTTCATGAGAGCTGAGTTCAGTCTTGAGGCCCCACAGAAATCTGCCCAATGCCTTTTGTATCAGACATTAGGAAAAAGCTACCACCATGCTCCAAACTCTAATTAATTTCCctgtcctcattttttaaaagtattacctCACGTAGATGAAACAACCTTATGGATGTCACTGGTTTTCTTgtgatacaagaaaaaaaattcctttattctTGGAATTTGTACTTTCAGTTGAATTAAAATCTTCTTGGGATGCTCCTTGTTATCTTTGATGAAAAATGGCTAGTTTGAGCAACCTCTGTTTTTGAATGACTGCAGAATGCATGTAAGACCAGCCTCATCCCAACCCATGTAAAATAAACTGATGCCAGACATCATCAAGATGGTGAAGTAGAAGCAATCTGACTTCATTCTCCCCAAGATAACCCAAAACCACTATCCATTGCCAAGATTATCACCATTAATAGCCCAGAACTCAAAACTGAGACTGTGACAACCCTGgagccacagagaagtgaaaaactgTGAGTAGAAGTTGGGAGAAATGTACTCCTATATTCATGATGCCCCTCCCTCAAGTTGCAAGGCACCATGTGGAAAAGTCCCCCAAACTCACAGCTTCTAACTCACAGATCAGCTATATGGAGAGGGACCCCTGAAAGACAGATAGTGGAGATGGAGCTAGTAGCCCCAGTGTGTGAAACTCAAGGGCTGCTCTCCCATCTCAGATAAAGAAGATGCTAAATCAGAGAGGCAGTTCAGCAGCATCACATTGTAAGAGGTGCTACCCACAGATCCTCTGGGTGTGAACCCCTAGCCACCTCCTCACATAGCTAAGAATCCCCTTTGGAATCCCCTAGTCCTTTGAACCTGTGTGAGAGCTGGAGCAAACCTGGGCTTAGGGCACCAcctagtgccaaaaaggaggCAGCAATCTAGGGCTAAACAAATCAATAGGCAAATTACACAGGACTTCTGAATACAAATACACTAGAGGGACCAAACCAACTCAGACAGCAAAGACTGGAACAAATAACTAAACTTTCAATGGAAAGACATAGATGTATATCCACAAGAAACAGTAAATAGAACCATGACCTCCCCAAATGGACAAAGCAAGGAATCAGGGACCAACTCCAACAAGATGGCAATATGTGAACTCTCAGATCAAGAATTTAAAATAGCAATCTCAAAGCAATTCAGTAAACTcaaagataacacagaaaaataattcagaaatttgtcagaaatttgagaaaaagattgaaattaattaaaacaaatcaaacataAACcctggaactgaaaaatacattGGCTGAGCTGAAAAATGTATCAGAAGGTCTCAACAACAGAATtgatcaagtagaagaaagaatgagatcaaagacaggttatttgaaaatacacaggaaaaaagaaaacagaatgaaaaggaatagaaaatatttacaaaatttagaGAATAAcctcaaaagaacaaatctaaaaGTCACTGGCTTTCAAGAGGAAATTGAGAAATAGCaaggggtagaaagcttattcaaagaaataataacagaaaactttccaaacctaaagaaagatataaatatccaggtacagaAAGGTCAAAGATCATCAAATAGATTCAACTCAAATAAGACTACCCTAAGGCATGTAATAATCAAACTCTAAaaggtcaaggacaaagagaggatgctaaaagcagcaagagaaaaggagcaaataacatataaaggagctctgaTTTGTCTGGCAGGAGACTTCTCAGCGGAAACTATAGAGGCCAGGAgggagtgggatgatatattcaaagtgttgaaGGGAAAAACCTGCCAACTGAGAATACTACACCCAGCAAAGCTACCCTTCAAACATGAGGGAGAGATGAAAACTTTTccagacagacaaacaaacaaacaaacaaaagctgaggaaattCATCACCACAAAACCTGTTTTACAAGAAACACTAAACGGAGTTCCTCaacctgaaagaaaaggacacttATGTGCAACTAGAAATCATCTGAAAGCTTAAAATTCACAAAGTAAACACACAGACAAATTCAGAATTCTCTACTACTTTAATAATGGTGTGTAAACCACTCATATCtctagtataaaaattaaaagaaatatacccaaaataataattataatagttcaGAGATAAGCcacataaaaagatgtaaattgaaacaacaaaaagtcaaagtGTGGGGAAATGAAATTAAACTGCAGagttttttagtcttttctttctttgtgatcaaagttatttgttcaaaataacttgttataagatttttttgtaaGCCTCTCGGTTACCA comes from Eulemur rufifrons isolate Redbay chromosome 28, OSU_ERuf_1, whole genome shotgun sequence and encodes:
- the KCNK18 gene encoding potassium channel subfamily K member 18, which translates into the protein MEASGQVKRRCPEALGKLFPGFCFLCSLVTYALVGAVLFSAIEGGQVLGAAEDREFEVFLEELCSILECNRTAAEGRKQDLQEHLRKMKPQWFNRSADWSFLSSLFFCCTVFSTVGYGHIYPVTRLGKYACMLYALFGIPLMFLVLTDTGDILATILSTSYNRFRKLSFFTHHLSKWYSQLLCRRKPDARPEDEAIPQITITFEELPGPTPSKCPSASSRNTELFERFLAQEKQNALQLSPQAMERSNSCPELVSGRLSYSIISNLDEVGQQVERLDVPLPIIALVVFAYISCAAAILPFWETHLDFESAFYFCFVTLTTIGFGDTVLEHPNFFLFFSIYIIVGMEIVFIAFKLVQNRLIHIYKNLMLFFANGKFLPPC